The Streptomyces avermitilis MA-4680 = NBRC 14893 genome contains a region encoding:
- a CDS encoding acyl-CoA dehydrogenase family protein gives MPDRAPQPVDRQLPTDEARDLISLVRDIAQREIAPEAAEGEDAGHFPREVFGLLSESGLLGLPYDSEYGGGDQPYEVYLQALEELAAARLTVGLGVSVHTLACHALAQYGTKEQQVEHLPAMLGGGLLGAYCLSEPSSGSDAASLRTKAVRDGDDWVITGTKAWITHGGIADFYTVMARTGGEGARGITAFLVPGDAEGLHAALPEKKMGMKGSPTAQVHFDGVRVSDERRIGDEGQGFAIALSALDSGRLGIAACAVGVAQAALDEAVAYATGRQQFGRPIADFQGLRFMLADMATQIEAGRALYLAAARLRDAGRPFSKQAAMAKLLCTDAAMKVTTDAVQVLGGYGYTADFPVERYMREAKVLQIVEGTNQIQRMVIARHVAGPDSR, from the coding sequence ATGCCCGACCGCGCCCCGCAGCCGGTGGACCGTCAGCTGCCCACGGATGAGGCCCGGGATCTGATCTCGCTCGTCCGCGACATCGCGCAGCGTGAGATCGCCCCCGAGGCGGCCGAGGGGGAGGACGCCGGGCACTTCCCGCGCGAAGTCTTCGGACTGCTCTCGGAATCAGGACTCCTCGGCCTGCCCTACGACTCCGAGTACGGAGGCGGCGACCAGCCGTACGAGGTCTACCTCCAGGCCCTCGAAGAGCTCGCTGCGGCCCGCCTCACCGTCGGCCTCGGTGTCAGCGTCCACACCCTCGCCTGCCATGCGCTCGCCCAGTACGGCACCAAGGAACAGCAGGTCGAGCACCTGCCCGCGATGCTCGGTGGCGGACTGCTCGGCGCCTACTGTCTCTCCGAGCCGTCATCGGGATCGGACGCGGCCTCGCTTCGCACGAAGGCGGTGCGGGACGGCGACGACTGGGTGATCACCGGCACCAAGGCGTGGATCACACACGGCGGCATCGCCGACTTCTACACCGTCATGGCGCGTACCGGCGGCGAGGGTGCCCGCGGCATCACGGCCTTCCTGGTGCCGGGCGACGCCGAGGGCCTGCACGCGGCGCTGCCCGAGAAGAAGATGGGCATGAAGGGCTCCCCCACCGCGCAGGTCCACTTCGACGGCGTGCGGGTGTCCGACGAGCGGCGCATCGGCGACGAGGGGCAGGGCTTCGCGATCGCCCTGTCCGCGCTCGACTCCGGGCGGCTCGGCATCGCGGCCTGCGCCGTCGGCGTCGCCCAGGCGGCCCTCGACGAGGCGGTCGCGTACGCCACCGGGCGGCAGCAGTTCGGGCGGCCGATCGCCGACTTCCAGGGGCTGCGCTTCATGCTCGCCGACATGGCCACGCAGATCGAGGCGGGCCGGGCGCTCTACCTGGCCGCCGCCCGGCTGCGCGACGCGGGCCGACCGTTCTCCAAGCAGGCGGCCATGGCCAAGCTGCTGTGCACGGACGCGGCCATGAAGGTGACCACGGACGCGGTCCAGGTGCTCGGCGGCTATGGCTACACCGCGGACTTCCCGGTCGAGCGCTATATGCGTGAGGCCAAGGTCCTGCAGATCGTCGAGGGGACGAATCAGATCCAGCGGATGGTCATCGCCCGGCACGTCGCGGGTCCCGACTCGCGCTGA
- a CDS encoding glycoside hydrolase family 18 protein — MLSPHRPRVLPQTRKPVRTGGASLRALLSAACCAVLGAGLLAGAGTATATEAQAPARAAAAGSKVVGYFTEWGTYDRKYYVKNIETSGSGAKLTHINYAFGNVTGGKCAMGDAYAATDRAYTAAESVDGVADTWDQPLRGNFNQLRKLKKLHPNLKVLWSFGGWTWSSGFGEAAKNPAAFAQSCYDLVENSKWADVFDGIDIDWEYPNACGNTCDTSGKAAYKNLMGALRSKFGSGNLVTSAITADATSGGKIDAADYAGAAQYVDWYNPMTYDFFGAWDATGPTAPHSPLNSYSGIPKAGYHTSATIAKLRGLGVPASKLLLGIGFYGRGWTGVTQAAPGGSATGPAAGTYEQGIDDYKVLKTKCPATGTVGGTAYAKCGSNWWSYDTPSTIAGKMTYKNAQGLGGTFFWELSGDTSNGELIKAIN; from the coding sequence ATGCTCAGTCCGCACCGCCCCCGCGTCCTCCCCCAAACCCGCAAACCTGTTCGAACAGGGGGCGCCTCCCTGCGGGCGCTCCTGTCCGCCGCATGTTGCGCCGTCCTCGGCGCGGGGCTGCTCGCCGGCGCGGGCACCGCGACCGCCACGGAGGCCCAGGCCCCCGCCAGGGCGGCCGCCGCCGGCTCCAAGGTCGTCGGGTACTTCACCGAATGGGGCACCTACGACCGCAAGTACTACGTCAAGAACATCGAGACCTCCGGCTCGGGCGCCAAGCTCACGCACATCAACTACGCCTTCGGCAACGTCACGGGCGGCAAGTGCGCGATGGGCGACGCGTACGCGGCGACCGACCGGGCGTACACCGCGGCCGAATCCGTGGACGGCGTCGCCGACACCTGGGACCAGCCGCTGAGGGGCAACTTCAACCAGCTGCGCAAGCTCAAGAAGCTCCACCCGAACCTCAAGGTCCTCTGGTCCTTCGGCGGCTGGACCTGGTCGAGCGGTTTCGGCGAGGCCGCCAAGAACCCGGCCGCGTTCGCCCAGTCCTGCTACGACCTGGTCGAGAACTCCAAGTGGGCGGACGTCTTCGACGGCATCGACATCGACTGGGAGTACCCCAACGCCTGCGGCAACACCTGCGACACCAGCGGCAAGGCGGCGTACAAGAACCTGATGGGAGCGCTGCGTTCGAAGTTCGGCAGCGGCAACCTCGTCACCTCGGCGATCACCGCGGACGCCACCAGCGGCGGCAAGATCGACGCGGCCGACTACGCGGGGGCCGCGCAGTACGTCGACTGGTACAACCCGATGACGTACGACTTCTTCGGCGCCTGGGACGCGACCGGCCCCACGGCTCCGCACTCGCCGCTGAACTCGTACTCCGGCATTCCCAAGGCGGGTTACCACACCTCGGCGACCATCGCGAAGCTCAGGGGCCTCGGCGTCCCGGCCTCGAAGCTGCTGCTCGGCATCGGGTTCTACGGCCGCGGCTGGACGGGCGTCACGCAGGCGGCGCCGGGCGGCAGCGCCACGGGCCCGGCGGCGGGCACGTACGAGCAGGGCATCGACGACTACAAGGTCCTCAAGACGAAGTGCCCGGCGACCGGCACGGTCGGCGGCACCGCCTACGCCAAGTGCGGCAGCAACTGGTGGAGTTACGACACCCCGTCGACCATCGCCGGGAAGATGACGTACAAGAACGCGCAGGGTTTGGGAGGCACCTTCTTCTGGGAGCTGAGCGGCGACACCTCGAACGGTGAACTGATCAAGGCGATCAACTAG
- a CDS encoding amidohydrolase — MSESTAPSDTVLLRGGEVHSPADPFATAMVVERGQVAWVGSEGAADAFSAGVDEVVDLEGALVTPAFTDAHVHTTSTGLALTGLDLSGAPSLEAALALVRDFAAARPDDRVLLGHGWDTARWPGGRPPTRAELDEAADGRPLYLSRIDVHSAVVSTALLDLVPGITGRAGYLDGPLTRDAHHAVRGAALGAVSPAQRTEAQRAALAHAASLGIGSVHECAGPEISSEDDFTGLLRLAAEETGPRVVGYWAEWGEEGIDRARALGAVGAAGDLFVDGALGSHTACLHQPYSDAGHTGTAYLDDDAVAAHVIACTEAGLQAGFHAIGDAAVTSVVEGVRAAAEKVGLARVRAARHRVEHAEMLTPETIAAFAELGLTASVQPAFDALWGGADGMYAQRLGAERARTLNPFAALLRAGVPLAFGSDSPVTPLDPWGTVRAAAFHRTPEHRVSVRAAFTAHTRGGWRAIGRDDAGVLVPGAPADYAVWRTEELVVQAPDDRVARWSTDPRSGTPGLPDLTPGGDLPVCLRTVVGGRTVFVRPNE, encoded by the coding sequence ATGAGTGAGAGCACCGCCCCGTCGGACACCGTGCTGCTGCGCGGTGGAGAAGTCCACAGCCCCGCCGACCCCTTCGCGACCGCGATGGTCGTGGAACGCGGACAGGTCGCCTGGGTCGGCTCGGAAGGCGCCGCGGACGCCTTCTCGGCCGGTGTCGACGAGGTCGTGGACCTCGAAGGCGCCCTGGTCACCCCCGCATTCACCGACGCGCATGTGCACACCACCTCCACCGGGCTCGCGCTCACCGGCCTCGACCTGTCCGGCGCACCCTCCCTGGAGGCGGCCCTCGCCCTCGTACGCGACTTCGCCGCGGCCCGCCCGGACGACCGGGTCCTGCTCGGCCACGGCTGGGACACGGCCCGCTGGCCCGGCGGACGCCCCCCGACACGCGCCGAACTCGACGAGGCGGCCGACGGGCGTCCGCTGTACCTCTCCCGGATCGACGTCCACTCGGCGGTCGTCAGCACCGCCCTGCTCGACCTGGTGCCCGGCATCACCGGCCGCGCCGGATACCTGGACGGCCCGCTGACCCGCGACGCCCATCACGCCGTCCGCGGCGCCGCGCTCGGCGCCGTCTCCCCGGCCCAGCGCACCGAGGCCCAGCGTGCCGCCCTCGCGCACGCCGCCTCGCTCGGCATCGGTTCCGTCCACGAGTGCGCGGGCCCCGAGATCTCCTCCGAGGACGACTTCACCGGCCTGCTGCGCCTCGCCGCCGAGGAGACGGGCCCCCGGGTCGTCGGCTACTGGGCCGAGTGGGGCGAAGAGGGCATCGACAGGGCGCGTGCCCTCGGAGCGGTCGGCGCCGCCGGTGACCTCTTCGTCGACGGCGCGCTCGGCTCGCACACCGCCTGCCTGCACCAGCCGTACAGCGACGCCGGGCACACGGGTACGGCCTATCTGGACGACGACGCCGTCGCCGCCCACGTGATCGCCTGCACCGAGGCGGGCCTCCAGGCGGGCTTCCACGCCATCGGCGACGCCGCCGTGACCTCCGTGGTCGAGGGCGTGCGCGCCGCCGCCGAGAAGGTCGGCCTCGCCCGCGTCCGCGCCGCCCGGCACCGCGTCGAACACGCCGAGATGCTCACCCCCGAGACCATCGCGGCCTTCGCGGAACTCGGCCTCACCGCCTCCGTGCAGCCCGCCTTCGACGCGCTGTGGGGCGGCGCGGACGGCATGTACGCGCAGCGCCTGGGCGCCGAGCGGGCCCGTACGCTCAACCCCTTCGCCGCCCTCCTGCGGGCCGGCGTACCCCTTGCCTTCGGCTCCGACAGTCCCGTCACCCCGCTCGACCCGTGGGGCACCGTCCGCGCGGCGGCCTTCCACCGCACGCCGGAGCACCGTGTCTCCGTGCGCGCCGCGTTCACGGCGCATACGCGTGGCGGATGGCGGGCGATCGGACGGGACGACGCGGGGGTCCTGGTGCCGGGCGCGCCCGCCGACTATGCCGTGTGGCGCACCGAGGAACTGGTCGTGCAGGCCCCCGACGACCGCGTCGCCCGCTGGTCCACCGACCCGCGCTCGGGCACCCCGGGACTGCCCGACCTGACCCCCGGCGGAGACCTGCCCGTCTGCCTGCGGACCGTGGTGGGCGGGCGGACGGTATTCGTACGGCCCAACGAGTGA
- a CDS encoding uridine kinase family protein: MPTPRRPRGTTIHDLASRLRRLPPSCGPVRLVGVDGHAGSGKSTFAGRLAAALDGAPVLHLDDIATHEELFAWTDRLLREVVAPLGRGEPAHYRPYNWHTRDFDPARALPPAPVVLVEGVGAGRRALRPYLARLLWMELPHEASWTRGRERDGEAQREFWAGWVEAERRHFAGDPSRPFADLLVQQCPEGYEVLPGPAGTPGPDQDLTHSEGPSAMC; this comes from the coding sequence ATGCCCACACCCCGCCGACCCCGAGGAACGACCATTCACGACCTCGCCTCCCGCCTGCGACGACTGCCGCCCTCGTGCGGCCCCGTCCGGCTCGTCGGCGTCGACGGGCACGCGGGCTCCGGAAAGTCCACGTTCGCCGGGCGGTTGGCCGCGGCACTCGACGGCGCGCCCGTGCTGCACCTCGACGACATCGCCACGCACGAGGAGCTGTTCGCGTGGACGGACCGTCTGCTGCGCGAGGTGGTGGCACCGCTCGGCCGCGGCGAGCCCGCGCACTACCGCCCCTACAACTGGCACACCCGCGACTTCGACCCGGCCCGCGCCCTGCCGCCCGCGCCCGTGGTCCTCGTCGAGGGCGTCGGCGCGGGCCGCCGGGCGCTGCGTCCGTATCTCGCGCGGCTGCTGTGGATGGAGCTGCCGCACGAGGCGTCCTGGACGCGCGGGCGGGAGAGGGACGGCGAGGCGCAGCGCGAGTTCTGGGCCGGGTGGGTCGAGGCGGAGCGCCGGCACTTCGCCGGGGACCCGTCCAGGCCCTTCGCCGACCTTCTGGTACAGCAGTGTCCGGAGGGGTACGAGGTGCTGCCGGGGCCTGCTGGGACGCCAGGACCGGACCAGGATCTCACGCACAGTGAGGGACCATCCGCAATGTGCTGA
- the fxsA gene encoding FxsA family membrane protein, which yields MTTGAPTPTYPARPRRSRLRTFLPLGVAAWLVLEIWLLTLVAGAAGGFTVFLLLVAGFVLGSVVIKRAGRRAFRNLSETLQQQQSDAPVTRGRSDGNGLMMLGGLLLMLPGLISDALGLLLLIPPVQKAVSRYAERTFDRKIREATPGTLGDAFQQVRIHRPDGKVVQGEVIRQDGPQDPEPGPRPPLNR from the coding sequence ATGACGACTGGCGCTCCGACTCCGACGTACCCCGCCCGCCCCCGGCGCTCTCGGCTGCGCACGTTCCTGCCGCTGGGTGTGGCCGCATGGCTGGTGCTGGAGATCTGGCTGCTCACGCTGGTCGCCGGTGCGGCCGGCGGGTTCACGGTCTTCCTGCTGCTGGTCGCCGGGTTCGTCCTCGGCTCCGTGGTGATCAAGCGTGCCGGGCGCCGGGCCTTCCGCAACCTCAGCGAGACGCTGCAACAGCAGCAGTCGGACGCGCCGGTGACCCGCGGCAGAAGCGACGGCAACGGGCTGATGATGCTCGGCGGGCTGCTGCTGATGCTGCCGGGCCTGATCTCCGACGCCCTGGGCCTCCTGCTCCTGATCCCGCCGGTCCAGAAGGCCGTGAGCCGGTACGCGGAGCGCACCTTCGACCGCAAGATCCGCGAGGCGACCCCCGGCACGCTGGGCGACGCCTTCCAGCAGGTCCGCATCCACCGCCCCGACGGCAAGGTGGTCCAGGGCGAGGTCATCAGGCAGGACGGCCCCCAGGACCCGGAGCCGGGCCCGCGCCCGCCGCTGAACCGCTAG
- a CDS encoding polyprenol monophosphomannose synthase produces MNDGDETLTAGAQGRQFGPLGTALVIIPTYNEAENIKSIVGRVRASVPEAHVLVADDNSPDGTGKLADELAVEDDQVHVLHRKGKEGLGAAYLAGFRWGLDNGYGVLVEMDADGSHRPEELPRLLTALKGADLVLGSRWVPGGRVVNWPKSREFISRGGSLYSRLALDLPQRDITGGYRAFRRETLEGLGLDEVASQGYCFQVDLARRTVKAGYHVVEVPITFVEREFGDSKMSRDILVEALWRVTTWGVGERVGRITGRGPKSS; encoded by the coding sequence GTGAACGACGGCGACGAGACCCTCACGGCAGGAGCTCAGGGGAGACAGTTCGGCCCGCTCGGCACCGCCTTGGTGATCATTCCGACCTACAACGAGGCGGAGAACATCAAGTCGATCGTCGGCCGGGTACGGGCCTCCGTGCCCGAGGCGCACGTCCTCGTGGCCGACGACAACAGCCCCGACGGCACGGGCAAGCTCGCGGACGAGCTGGCCGTCGAGGACGACCAGGTGCATGTGCTGCACCGCAAGGGCAAGGAAGGGCTCGGCGCCGCGTACCTCGCGGGCTTCCGCTGGGGCCTGGACAACGGCTACGGCGTACTGGTCGAGATGGATGCCGACGGCTCGCACCGGCCGGAGGAGCTGCCCCGGCTGCTCACCGCGCTCAAGGGCGCCGACCTCGTGCTCGGGTCCCGCTGGGTGCCGGGCGGCCGGGTCGTGAACTGGCCGAAGTCCCGCGAGTTCATCTCCCGCGGCGGCAGCCTCTACTCGCGCCTCGCCCTCGACCTGCCGCAGCGCGACATCACGGGCGGCTACCGGGCCTTCCGCCGCGAGACCCTGGAAGGGCTCGGCCTCGACGAGGTCGCCTCCCAGGGGTACTGCTTCCAGGTGGACCTGGCACGCCGCACCGTCAAGGCCGGCTACCACGTCGTCGAGGTGCCCATCACCTTCGTCGAGCGGGAGTTCGGCGACTCCAAGATGAGCCGCGACATCCTCGTCGAGGCGCTGTGGCGCGTCACGACGTGGGGCGTCGGGGAACGGGTCGGACGGATCACGGGCCGGGGGCCCAAGTCCTCGTGA
- a CDS encoding Lrp/AsnC family transcriptional regulator, with product MEELDRQIVQLLVADGRMSYTDLGKATGLSTSAVHQRVRRLEQRGVIRGYAAVVDSEAVGLPLTAFISVKPFDPSAPDDIAERLAGVPEIEACHSVAGDENYILKVRVSTPHELEELLARVRTLAGVSTRTTVVLSTPYEARPPRI from the coding sequence ATGGAGGAGCTCGACCGACAGATCGTGCAGCTGCTCGTCGCCGATGGGCGGATGAGCTACACCGACCTGGGCAAGGCCACCGGCCTGTCCACGTCGGCCGTGCACCAGCGGGTACGTCGCCTGGAACAGCGCGGCGTCATCCGCGGCTACGCCGCGGTCGTGGACTCGGAGGCCGTCGGGTTGCCCCTGACCGCCTTCATCTCGGTGAAACCGTTCGACCCGAGCGCCCCCGACGACATCGCGGAACGCCTGGCCGGCGTCCCGGAGATCGAGGCGTGCCACAGCGTGGCCGGCGACGAGAACTACATCCTCAAGGTCCGCGTCTCGACCCCGCACGAGCTGGAGGAGCTCCTCGCCCGGGTGCGGACGCTCGCGGGCGTCTCGACGCGTACGACGGTGGTGCTGTCGACGCCGTACGAGGCACGCCCGCCGCGGATCTGA
- a CDS encoding peptidase C39 family protein translates to MTRASEPSRRTVIAAAVAVAAVGAAGPAAAAPTARPTKASPNLVDNRAWTSYSDWRGGTAKGTRAVAGARPGLAIATPAGRTDYTDPHTGRTATWEYATWTSPVHRLAVPSTEVIASWNAHTPAGTWLQVELTGTYSDGTATPWYVMGRWAAGDQDIRRTSVDGQSDGKSSIWTDTFAIDDTASGLRLVSYRLRLTLYRTPGGGITPTVWRLGAMGSDIPDRFTVPASAPGLAQELRVPRYSQEIHAGQYPEYDNGGEAWCSPTSSQMIIEYWGRRPTPGQLAWVDPSYADPQVCHAARFTYDYQYAGCGNWPFNAAYAATYKDLQGVVTRLGSLGDLETLIAAGIPVITSQSFLKTELTGAGYGTSGHLMTVIGFTADGDVIANDPASPGDDAVRRVYQRREFENIWLRTKRYNASGKVVSGTGGVCYLYFPAHPSARRRKALAAVGVR, encoded by the coding sequence ATGACCAGAGCTTCAGAGCCGTCCCGCAGAACCGTCATCGCCGCGGCGGTCGCCGTGGCAGCGGTCGGCGCCGCGGGCCCGGCGGCCGCGGCGCCGACCGCCCGGCCGACGAAAGCATCCCCGAACCTCGTGGACAACCGCGCCTGGACCTCGTACTCCGACTGGCGCGGGGGCACCGCGAAGGGCACCCGGGCCGTCGCGGGCGCCCGCCCCGGCCTGGCGATCGCCACCCCCGCGGGCCGCACCGACTACACCGACCCGCACACCGGCAGGACCGCCACCTGGGAGTACGCGACCTGGACGTCCCCGGTGCACCGGCTCGCCGTCCCCTCCACCGAGGTGATCGCCTCCTGGAACGCGCACACCCCGGCCGGCACCTGGCTCCAGGTCGAGCTGACGGGCACCTACTCCGACGGCACCGCCACGCCCTGGTACGTGATGGGCCGCTGGGCGGCCGGCGACCAGGACATCCGGCGGACCTCGGTCGACGGCCAGAGCGACGGCAAGAGCAGCATCTGGACGGACACCTTCGCCATCGACGACACCGCCTCGGGCCTGCGCCTGGTCTCCTACCGGCTGCGGCTCACGCTGTACCGCACCCCGGGCGGCGGGATCACGCCGACCGTGTGGCGCCTCGGCGCCATGGGCTCCGACATCCCGGACCGCTTCACCGTGCCCGCCTCGGCGCCGGGGCTCGCCCAGGAGCTGAGGGTCCCGCGCTACTCGCAGGAGATCCACGCCGGCCAGTACCCCGAGTACGACAACGGCGGCGAGGCCTGGTGCAGCCCCACCTCCTCACAGATGATCATCGAGTACTGGGGCCGCCGGCCCACACCCGGGCAGCTGGCCTGGGTCGACCCCTCGTACGCCGACCCGCAGGTGTGCCACGCGGCCCGCTTCACCTACGACTACCAGTACGCGGGCTGCGGCAACTGGCCCTTCAACGCGGCCTACGCCGCGACGTACAAGGACCTCCAGGGCGTGGTGACCCGGCTCGGCTCCCTCGGTGATCTGGAGACGCTGATCGCGGCGGGCATCCCGGTCATCACGTCCCAGTCGTTCCTCAAGACGGAGCTGACGGGGGCGGGCTACGGCACCTCGGGCCACCTGATGACCGTGATCGGCTTCACCGCCGACGGCGACGTGATCGCCAACGACCCCGCGTCGCCCGGCGACGACGCGGTCCGGCGGGTCTACCAGCGGCGCGAGTTCGAGAACATCTGGCTGCGCACCAAGCGGTACAACGCCTCCGGCAAGGTCGTCTCCGGCACGGGCGGCGTCTGCTACCTGTACTTCCCGGCCCATCCCTCCGCGCGCCGGCGCAAGGCGCTCGCGGCGGTGGGCGTCCGCTGA
- a CDS encoding SCO1431 family membrane protein, whose product MTATSATAPRVRTGGPKEDGPKILEHVMGWTLVVVLAMLVTQLGLL is encoded by the coding sequence ATGACCGCAACCTCTGCCACCGCACCCCGCGTCCGCACGGGCGGCCCCAAGGAAGACGGCCCGAAGATCCTGGAGCACGTCATGGGCTGGACCCTCGTGGTGGTCCTCGCGATGCTCGTCACCCAGCTCGGCCTGCTGTGA
- a CDS encoding amino acid permease → MSERISAPGTSHARGRAGADPGALDDDATLHAMGYPRKLTRRFQAFDNFAISFTIINIISGIFSSFGFGMNAGGPRILVFGWIGVSVMVLFIGAAMAEVASAYPTSGALYFSAGKLAKRHKGAWSWYTGWLNFVGQVGGTAATGYAAATFIQAFIALQWSSYEPTAHQTVLITALIIALQGLANTYTVQLVAVLNRISVWWLLIGLVVIVSTLTVMPDDHQSASFVTHFANNTGFTNGIYGGMLGLLVTSWTFTGFDGSFHMSEETVRATVNAPKGITRAIGYSAITGLILMLALVYSIHDYDQVAGSSAPPVQILIDGLGMGTAKVLLLIVIGAMLFCGLANLTSNTRQIFAFSRDGAMPGSRWWHTVSPRTRTPVKAVWLAVGCSLALVLPGWWSHTAFTAIVSVNVVGLFLAYAVPIFLRLRLGDEFRAGPWNLGRWSRPVGILAVTWILLSSVLFMLPQASPITVDSFNYAPIALAVVLVVATVWWFATARRRFQGPVSYGRPDEVAAMDLV, encoded by the coding sequence GTGTCAGAACGGATATCAGCGCCCGGTACGTCACATGCGAGAGGACGTGCGGGTGCGGATCCCGGCGCACTCGACGACGATGCGACGCTGCATGCGATGGGCTATCCGCGCAAGCTCACCCGACGATTTCAGGCGTTCGACAATTTCGCCATCTCCTTCACCATCATCAACATCATCTCGGGCATCTTCTCGTCCTTCGGATTCGGTATGAACGCGGGCGGGCCGCGCATTCTCGTCTTCGGCTGGATCGGCGTTTCCGTCATGGTGCTGTTCATCGGGGCCGCGATGGCCGAGGTCGCCTCCGCATATCCGACGAGCGGGGCGCTCTATTTCTCCGCCGGAAAGCTCGCCAAGCGGCACAAGGGCGCCTGGTCCTGGTACACGGGCTGGCTCAATTTCGTGGGGCAGGTGGGCGGTACGGCCGCCACCGGATACGCGGCCGCCACCTTCATCCAGGCGTTCATCGCCCTGCAATGGTCCTCGTACGAGCCGACCGCTCACCAGACGGTCCTGATCACGGCGCTGATCATCGCGCTCCAGGGGCTGGCCAACACCTACACCGTGCAGCTCGTCGCCGTCCTCAACCGGATCTCCGTGTGGTGGCTCCTGATCGGGCTCGTGGTGATCGTGAGCACCTTGACCGTCATGCCCGACGACCATCAGTCGGCCTCGTTCGTGACGCATTTCGCGAACAACACCGGTTTCACGAACGGGATTTACGGCGGGATGCTCGGTCTGCTGGTCACCAGTTGGACCTTCACCGGCTTCGACGGCAGTTTCCACATGTCCGAGGAAACGGTCCGGGCCACGGTCAACGCCCCCAAGGGCATCACACGTGCCATCGGCTATTCGGCGATCACCGGACTGATCCTCATGCTCGCCCTCGTCTACAGCATTCACGACTATGACCAGGTGGCCGGCTCCTCGGCGCCGCCCGTGCAGATTCTCATCGATGGGCTTGGCATGGGCACTGCAAAGGTGCTGTTGCTGATCGTCATCGGCGCCATGCTCTTCTGCGGACTGGCCAATCTGACCAGCAACACCCGGCAGATCTTCGCCTTCTCCCGGGACGGCGCGATGCCCGGCTCCCGCTGGTGGCACACGGTCTCGCCGCGCACCCGTACGCCCGTCAAGGCCGTCTGGCTGGCGGTCGGCTGCTCGCTCGCGCTGGTGCTGCCGGGCTGGTGGTCCCACACCGCCTTCACCGCCATCGTCAGCGTCAACGTCGTAGGCCTCTTCCTCGCCTACGCCGTGCCGATCTTCCTCAGGCTGCGGCTCGGCGACGAGTTCCGGGCCGGCCCGTGGAACCTGGGCCGCTGGAGCAGGCCCGTCGGCATCCTCGCCGTGACCTGGATCCTGCTCAGCAGCGTCCTGTTCATGCTGCCGCAGGCCTCGCCGATCACCGTCGACTCCTTCAACTACGCCCCGATCGCGCTGGCCGTGGTGCTGGTCGTCGCCACGGTGTGGTGGTTCGCCACCGCGCGGCGCCGCTTCCAGGGGCCGGTCAGCTACGGCCGGCCGGACGAGGTCGCGGCGATGGACCTCGTCTGA
- a CDS encoding RNA polymerase-binding protein RbpA, translated as MSERALRGTRLVVTSYETDRGIDLAPRQAVEYACEKGHRFEMPFSVEAEIPPEWECKVCGAQALLVDGDGPEEKKAKPARTHWDMLMERRTREELEEVLEERLAVLRSGAMNIAVHPRDSRKSA; from the coding sequence ATGAGTGAGCGAGCTCTTCGCGGCACGCGCCTCGTGGTGACCAGCTACGAGACGGACCGCGGCATCGACCTGGCCCCGCGCCAGGCCGTGGAGTACGCATGCGAGAAGGGGCACCGGTTTGAGATGCCCTTCTCGGTCGAGGCGGAGATCCCGCCGGAGTGGGAGTGCAAGGTCTGCGGGGCCCAGGCACTCCTGGTGGACGGCGACGGCCCTGAGGAAAAGAAGGCCAAGCCCGCGCGTACGCATTGGGACATGCTGATGGAGCGGCGCACCCGTGAGGAGCTCGAAGAGGTCCTCGAGGAGCGCCTGGCGGTTCTGCGATCCGGCGCGATGAACATCGCGGTTCATCCCCGGGACAGCCGCAAGTCCGCGTAG
- a CDS encoding TetR/AcrR family transcriptional regulator, which yields MNNSQQRGVVRPGARGTDRSAARRAELIAIGRKLFADTSYDALSMDDIARQAHVAKGLIYYYFKSKRGYYLAIIEDSVTGLVTRAAEGLELPPDQRVHRTIDGYLRYAEHNQAAYRAIISGGVGFDAEVQAIRDGVRQAMVDAIAEGAYGRHEIAPLARMGLLGWLCSVEGATLDWTGRPELPRDIMRKLLVKMLGGTLRAIEELDPAYPAPPAARRDT from the coding sequence TTGAACAACAGTCAACAGCGCGGCGTGGTGCGCCCCGGGGCACGGGGCACGGACCGCTCTGCCGCGCGTCGCGCCGAACTCATCGCCATCGGACGGAAGCTGTTCGCCGACACGTCGTACGACGCGTTGTCGATGGACGACATCGCCCGCCAGGCGCACGTCGCCAAAGGGCTGATCTACTACTACTTCAAGTCGAAACGCGGCTACTACCTGGCGATCATCGAGGACTCGGTGACCGGCCTGGTCACCCGCGCCGCCGAGGGGCTGGAGCTGCCGCCCGACCAGCGGGTGCACCGCACCATCGACGGTTACCTCCGCTACGCCGAGCACAACCAGGCGGCGTACCGCGCGATCATCAGCGGTGGCGTCGGCTTCGACGCCGAGGTGCAGGCCATACGGGACGGCGTGCGGCAGGCGATGGTCGACGCGATCGCCGAAGGCGCTTACGGGCGCCACGAGATCGCGCCGCTCGCCCGCATGGGCCTGCTCGGCTGGCTGTGCAGCGTCGAGGGTGCCACCCTCGACTGGACCGGCCGCCCGGAGCTGCCCCGCGACATCATGCGCAAACTGCTGGTCAAGATGCTCGGCGGCACCCTGCGCGCCATCGAGGAGCTCGACCCGGCGTATCCGGCACCGCCGGCCGCCCGCCGGGACACCTGA